One segment of Yersinia kristensenii DNA contains the following:
- a CDS encoding DUF986 family protein: MSVTDIILIAFIALLLAYAIYDEFIMNMMKGKTRLQIHLKRKNKIDCAIFVGLIAILVYNNVMANGEPLTTYLLVGLALIAFYISYIRWPKLLFKNTGFFYANAFIEYHRIKSMNLSEDGILVIELEQRRLLIQVNQLDDLEKIYNFFLENQS; encoded by the coding sequence ATGTCGGTTACAGATATCATTCTAATTGCGTTTATTGCCCTACTACTCGCTTATGCCATTTATGATGAATTCATCATGAATATGATGAAAGGCAAAACCCGGCTACAAATTCACCTGAAACGTAAAAACAAAATCGACTGCGCAATTTTTGTCGGGCTGATTGCCATTCTTGTTTACAATAATGTGATGGCAAATGGCGAGCCTTTAACCACCTATTTATTAGTGGGTTTAGCATTAATCGCTTTTTATATCTCTTATATCCGCTGGCCAAAATTGTTGTTTAAAAATACCGGATTCTTCTACGCTAATGCTTTTATTGAATATCATCGAATAAAAAGTATGAATTTATCTGAAGATGGTATTTTGGTGATTGAACTAGAGCAACGCAGATTACTTATCCAGGTTAACCAATTAGATGACTTAGAAAAAATTTATAATTTTTTCCTTGAAAATCAATCATAA
- the mntP gene encoding manganese efflux pump MntP — protein sequence MNLSATLVLAFAMSMDAFAASIGKGASLHKPRFREAIRTGLIFGVIEAITPLIGWCIGLFASQYILEWDHWIAFSLLFILGCRMIFEGAKQQVEETEKMRSHSFWVLVMTAIATSLDAMAIGVGLAFLQVNIIHTAMAIGLATMIMATLGMLIGRYIGPLLGKRAEIIGGIVLIGIGFNILYEHMYRVAA from the coding sequence ATGAATTTATCTGCAACATTAGTGCTTGCTTTTGCCATGTCTATGGATGCCTTTGCTGCATCAATTGGTAAAGGTGCCAGTCTACATAAACCCCGTTTTAGAGAAGCGATACGCACCGGTCTTATCTTTGGTGTGATAGAAGCTATTACCCCGCTGATTGGTTGGTGCATTGGCCTGTTCGCCAGTCAATATATTCTGGAGTGGGACCACTGGATTGCCTTTAGCCTGCTGTTCATTCTGGGCTGTCGGATGATTTTCGAAGGCGCAAAACAGCAAGTCGAAGAAACCGAAAAAATGCGCAGTCACAGCTTTTGGGTTTTAGTCATGACCGCAATTGCCACCAGCCTTGATGCCATGGCAATTGGTGTTGGTCTGGCATTCTTGCAAGTCAATATTATTCATACCGCCATGGCTATTGGGTTAGCCACCATGATTATGGCCACGCTCGGGATGCTGATTGGCCGTTATATTGGCCCACTTCTGGGTAAACGTGCTGAAATCATCGGCGGTATCGTGCTAATCGGTATCGGCTTTAATATTCTTTACGAGCATATGTATCGCGTCGCGGCATAA
- a CDS encoding TonB-dependent receptor encodes MNHTMTTRAHQKRLAPRLLCVMIGAALGTLSASSWAATATNTAAENVKKTSTITDAAKTDESKKNDTITVVGTQDTFRAGGNDLIPTYLDGQVANGGRIGFLGQQDARNVPFNVIGYTSKLVEDQQARTLADVVRNDASVQNVRGYGNASQNFRIRGFNLDGDDISFGGLFGVLPRQVIDTSMVERVEVFKGPNVFVNGISPSGSGVGGMINLEPKRAGETPLTRVSLDYTSASKVGGALDVGRRFGDNDQFGVRVNALHREGETAIHDQKERTTAVSTGLDYRGERARTSLDVGYQKQTVHGMRTDVALGSATVIPEPPAATLNYGQQWVYTDMATTFGMLRSEYDLSQDWTVYGTLGASHNDETGQYGSPTLIDNNGNATISRLYVPYVSDSIAGLGGIRGHFETGPVTHKMNIGYAANYRTAKSAWNMSDPVDTNIYNPGVIPFPPTTMGSASQDPQLNSQVRASSISVSDTLSALDDKVQLMLGLRRQEVVIRNFDSGVPDSKNVQDAMKVTPVYGVLVKPWENVSLYANHIEALSPGKVAPWYTANAGNVTGIIHAKQNEVGVKFDNKRYGGTLALFEITRPAGAIDATTNIYTLSGEQRNRGVELNVFGEPVFGTRLLGSAVWLDPILTEAQNSQNNGNYAVGVARYQLVFGGEYDIKAVEGLTATGTVTRSGSQYANQENTLKLKPWTRLDLGMRYTMPLKETNLIWRANLENVTNERYWESVEDTGTYMYQGNPRELKLSVSMDF; translated from the coding sequence ATGAATCACACCATGACCACTCGCGCGCATCAGAAACGGCTTGCACCGCGTCTTTTGTGCGTCATGATCGGTGCCGCATTAGGGACTTTATCTGCTTCCTCATGGGCGGCTACCGCAACCAATACGGCAGCTGAAAACGTCAAAAAAACCAGCACAATCACCGACGCTGCAAAAACCGATGAGAGCAAAAAAAATGACACCATCACTGTCGTCGGGACACAGGATACTTTCCGTGCTGGTGGTAATGATTTAATCCCAACTTATTTGGATGGCCAGGTCGCTAATGGGGGCCGCATCGGTTTCCTTGGGCAGCAAGATGCGCGCAATGTGCCTTTTAACGTCATTGGTTACACCTCTAAACTGGTTGAAGATCAACAAGCACGTACATTGGCCGATGTGGTCAGAAATGATGCTTCAGTACAAAATGTGCGCGGTTACGGCAATGCATCACAGAACTTCCGCATCCGTGGTTTTAACCTTGATGGCGATGATATCTCATTCGGCGGTTTGTTCGGCGTGTTACCGCGTCAGGTGATTGATACCAGCATGGTTGAGCGGGTTGAAGTGTTTAAAGGCCCGAACGTATTTGTGAACGGTATTTCACCTAGCGGCAGTGGTGTCGGTGGGATGATTAACCTGGAACCTAAACGTGCTGGTGAGACGCCATTGACCCGTGTCAGCCTGGATTATACTTCGGCTTCTAAAGTGGGCGGGGCGCTGGATGTCGGCCGCCGCTTTGGTGACAATGACCAATTCGGTGTGCGAGTCAACGCATTGCACCGCGAAGGTGAAACCGCCATTCATGATCAGAAAGAGCGGACTACCGCAGTCTCTACGGGTTTAGATTACCGTGGCGAACGCGCCCGTACCTCTTTAGATGTCGGCTATCAAAAACAGACTGTTCACGGTATGCGGACTGATGTCGCTCTCGGGAGTGCAACGGTGATCCCTGAGCCGCCTGCCGCGACCTTGAACTATGGTCAGCAGTGGGTATATACCGATATGGCCACCACCTTTGGTATGTTGCGCAGTGAATATGATTTAAGCCAGGATTGGACGGTATACGGTACCCTTGGTGCCAGCCACAATGACGAAACTGGGCAATATGGCTCACCTACACTGATTGATAATAATGGCAATGCCACCATCAGCCGTTTGTATGTGCCTTATGTTTCTGACTCTATTGCTGGTTTAGGCGGTATTCGTGGTCATTTCGAAACTGGCCCCGTCACGCATAAAATGAATATCGGTTATGCCGCCAACTATCGCACGGCTAAATCAGCCTGGAATATGTCAGACCCAGTCGACACCAATATTTATAACCCAGGGGTCATTCCATTCCCACCAACCACCATGGGTAGCGCCAGTCAGGATCCTCAGTTGAACAGCCAGGTTCGCGCTAGCAGCATCTCTGTGTCTGATACTTTATCTGCATTAGATGACAAAGTGCAGTTGATGTTGGGGCTGCGCCGTCAGGAAGTGGTTATCCGCAACTTTGATAGTGGTGTGCCAGACAGTAAAAACGTGCAAGATGCGATGAAAGTGACACCGGTATATGGCGTGTTGGTTAAGCCGTGGGAAAATGTTTCCCTGTATGCTAACCACATTGAAGCTTTGTCACCGGGTAAAGTTGCCCCTTGGTATACTGCTAATGCGGGTAATGTTACCGGTATTATTCATGCTAAACAGAATGAAGTGGGTGTGAAGTTTGATAACAAACGCTATGGCGGTACATTGGCTTTGTTTGAAATCACCCGGCCAGCTGGTGCCATTGATGCCACAACCAATATCTACACCTTGAGCGGTGAGCAGCGTAACCGTGGTGTGGAATTGAACGTGTTCGGTGAACCCGTCTTTGGTACGCGCCTGTTAGGGAGTGCAGTGTGGTTAGATCCAATATTGACTGAAGCGCAAAACAGCCAAAACAATGGCAATTATGCCGTGGGTGTGGCGCGTTATCAGTTAGTGTTTGGTGGTGAGTACGATATTAAGGCGGTAGAAGGATTAACGGCAACCGGAACTGTGACTCGTTCTGGCTCTCAGTATGCTAATCAGGAAAACACCTTGAAGCTAAAACCATGGACACGTCTGGATCTGGGCATGCGTTATACCATGCCGCTGAAAGAGACCAACCTGATTTGGCGTGCCAATCTTGAGAACGTGACCAACGAGCGTTATTGGGAATCGGTCGAAGATACCGGCACTTATATGTACCAGGGTAATCCGCGTGAGCTAAAACTGTCTGTTTCAATGGACTTCTAA
- a CDS encoding PAS domain S-box protein, whose protein sequence is MALHPASFDDHIFRLLIEAVDDYAIYIIDAQGHILTWNNGAERNTGYKTEEIIGQSFELFYTPEDLANELPAKGLRHTNQFGHYENQGWRVRKNGKRFWGHITLSALHDSDHNLQGFVQVTRDLTDKWQRENALRKSEEQFRHLISEVEDYAIYMIDTNGRIMTWNKGGERNEGYTSDEIIGEHFALLFTPEDISAGLPEKSLAKAIAEGNFQTEGWHVRKNGIRYWASVAINPMHDDNGKLLGFTKIVRDLTERRQREEALRISEERFRLMVDTVEDYAILMLDPWGRVTTWNHGAERNIGYASNEIISQHFGCFFLPEDIAAGLPERLLKTSATNSRVEREGWLVRKDMTRFWAVTIITVVHDNSGKLLGYAKIIRDMSERKQREDALRASEIARYEEREQLHRVLSSIQEGIISLDTEGRVVLMNPKAEEMTGRSQNESCGLPIEEIFILWSPLQDKNQLVAINQCLTQGRHTLLPEGSQLLSSQGERQEIRCSISPIRDRDNLLTGAVVVFQDVTRARHEQRELQYQANHDMLTGLINRRRLEERLNQAITQLGKDEQHILCYVDLDYFKDVNDSAGHEAGDMVLRMVAQTMQQAVRDNDIVARLGGDEFAIVLLNCPNKPATDVLEKVVADIASIQFHWHGQSYSFTASLGAVSLTQQTETAAQAMRQADIACYAAKHSGRNRLSLAL, encoded by the coding sequence ATGGCTTTGCATCCGGCATCATTTGATGATCATATTTTTCGGCTATTAATCGAAGCCGTAGATGACTACGCCATATATATCATTGATGCCCAAGGACATATCCTCACTTGGAACAATGGTGCTGAACGCAATACCGGTTATAAAACCGAAGAGATCATTGGCCAATCTTTCGAACTGTTTTACACCCCGGAAGATTTAGCCAATGAGTTGCCTGCAAAGGGCCTACGCCACACCAATCAGTTTGGTCATTATGAGAATCAGGGCTGGCGAGTTCGCAAGAATGGTAAACGCTTTTGGGGCCATATCACCCTCAGCGCATTACACGATTCAGACCATAATTTACAGGGTTTTGTGCAGGTTACGCGCGATCTGACCGACAAATGGCAACGGGAAAATGCGTTGCGTAAAAGTGAAGAGCAGTTTCGCCATCTGATCAGCGAAGTCGAAGATTACGCTATCTACATGATAGATACCAATGGGCGTATTATGACCTGGAATAAAGGTGGAGAGCGTAATGAAGGCTATACCAGTGATGAAATCATTGGCGAACATTTTGCCCTGCTGTTCACTCCAGAGGATATTTCGGCTGGCTTGCCGGAGAAATCATTGGCGAAAGCTATTGCAGAGGGCAATTTCCAGACAGAAGGCTGGCACGTGCGCAAAAATGGCATCCGCTATTGGGCCAGCGTAGCCATTAACCCGATGCATGACGACAATGGGAAACTGCTGGGGTTTACTAAAATTGTCCGTGACTTAACCGAACGACGCCAGCGCGAAGAAGCATTGCGGATCAGTGAAGAACGTTTTCGCCTGATGGTCGATACCGTTGAAGATTATGCCATTTTAATGCTTGACCCTTGGGGCCGGGTAACCACCTGGAACCACGGCGCAGAACGTAATATTGGCTATGCTAGCAATGAAATAATTAGCCAGCATTTCGGGTGCTTCTTTTTACCTGAGGATATCGCCGCCGGGTTACCGGAAAGATTACTGAAAACCTCAGCCACCAACAGCCGGGTGGAGCGCGAAGGCTGGCTGGTTCGTAAGGATATGACGCGTTTTTGGGCTGTCACCATCATCACCGTGGTGCATGACAACAGTGGCAAACTACTGGGTTATGCCAAAATAATCCGTGATATGAGTGAGCGAAAACAGCGCGAAGATGCTCTGCGCGCCAGTGAAATTGCGCGCTATGAAGAGCGCGAGCAACTGCATCGTGTGCTGTCATCCATTCAGGAGGGAATTATCTCTCTCGATACTGAGGGGCGCGTTGTATTAATGAATCCCAAAGCTGAAGAGATGACGGGCCGAAGCCAGAATGAGTCCTGCGGCTTACCGATTGAAGAAATTTTTATTTTGTGGTCCCCTTTACAGGATAAAAATCAACTAGTTGCCATTAATCAGTGCCTAACTCAAGGGCGTCATACCTTATTGCCCGAGGGCAGTCAGCTGTTGTCGAGCCAGGGGGAACGCCAGGAAATTCGCTGTTCTATCTCACCGATTCGCGATCGTGACAATCTACTCACCGGTGCCGTCGTGGTCTTCCAGGATGTCACCCGCGCGCGCCATGAGCAAAGAGAACTGCAATATCAAGCCAATCATGACATGCTGACCGGTTTGATTAATCGGCGCAGGTTAGAAGAGCGGCTCAATCAGGCCATTACTCAATTGGGCAAAGATGAACAGCATATTCTCTGTTATGTCGATTTAGACTATTTCAAGGATGTTAATGACAGTGCTGGCCACGAAGCTGGCGATATGGTGCTCCGAATGGTGGCTCAAACTATGCAGCAAGCCGTGCGTGACAATGACATTGTGGCGCGTTTAGGCGGGGATGAATTTGCTATCGTACTGTTAAATTGCCCCAACAAGCCCGCTACAGACGTACTCGAAAAAGTCGTCGCCGACATAGCTTCAATCCAATTCCATTGGCACGGCCAATCTTATTCATTTACTGCAAGTTTGGGGGCCGTATCATTGACTCAGCAAACAGAAACGGCAGCACAGGCTATGCGTCAGGCCGATATCGCCTGTTACGCAGCAAAACATTCCGGCCGTAATCGCCTATCTCTTGCCCTGTAA
- the rlmA gene encoding 23S rRNA (guanine(745)-N(1))-methyltransferase — protein sequence MSYQCPLCHQALQQSPQQWRCSNNHQFDCAKEGYVNLMPVQHKGSKQPGDSPEMMQARRAFLDAGYYQPLQQRICEILDKALPQDATMLLDIGCGEGYYTAAVADRLNRQRQMSIFGLDVAKVAVRYGAKRYSQVSFCVASSHRLPFAHQALDAVLRIYAPCKATELARTVKPGGVVVTVTPGPRHLYQLKALIYAQVQLHDDTPEHLDGFDLVSSEKLAYDMKLTGKQSFNLLQMTPFAWRASIETGQELAARQSFVCETDFVIAIHRRREDLDSAVLNCDEREI from the coding sequence ATGTCTTATCAGTGCCCCCTTTGTCATCAGGCCTTGCAGCAAAGCCCGCAACAGTGGCGTTGCAGCAATAATCACCAGTTTGATTGTGCCAAAGAGGGTTACGTCAATTTAATGCCGGTGCAGCATAAAGGCTCGAAGCAACCCGGTGATAGCCCAGAGATGATGCAGGCTCGGCGGGCCTTTCTGGATGCGGGTTATTACCAGCCCTTGCAGCAGCGGATCTGTGAAATTCTGGATAAGGCGCTCCCTCAGGATGCCACCATGCTGTTAGATATTGGGTGTGGCGAGGGTTATTACACCGCCGCAGTAGCAGACCGCTTAAATCGACAGCGGCAGATGTCTATTTTTGGGTTAGATGTCGCCAAAGTGGCGGTAAGATACGGTGCAAAACGTTATTCTCAGGTCAGCTTTTGTGTCGCATCCAGTCATCGGTTGCCTTTTGCTCATCAGGCGCTGGATGCGGTGTTGCGTATTTATGCCCCATGCAAAGCGACGGAGTTAGCTCGCACCGTGAAACCCGGTGGAGTTGTGGTGACGGTCACTCCTGGTCCGCGTCATCTCTATCAGCTAAAAGCACTGATTTATGCTCAAGTACAACTTCATGATGATACGCCCGAGCATTTAGACGGTTTTGATCTGGTCAGCAGTGAAAAATTGGCCTATGACATGAAGTTAACCGGTAAACAGAGCTTTAATTTATTGCAAATGACCCCTTTTGCTTGGCGCGCATCGATTGAGACCGGACAAGAACTTGCCGCACGGCAGTCCTTTGTCTGTGAAACAGATTTTGTTATCGCGATTCATCGCCGCCGCGAGGATCTCGATAGTGCGGTATTAAACTGTGACGAGAGAGAAATATAA
- the ftsI gene encoding peptidoglycan glycosyltransferase FtsI: MISKPKNDSSNFIRWRFSLLCGGILLSFFGLLARVAWLQIIEPDPLVKEEDMRSVRVVTTPNTRGMITDRNGHPLAVSVPVEAIWADPSTVLDKGGVSVSARWQALAQELNMPLDQLNHRIHQNPGARFIYLARQVEPDVAEYIQRLKLPGIAIKEESRRFYPSGDIAANLVGFTNIDDQGIEGVEKSFNSLLSGTAGSRVVRKDRFGRVVEDISSTDSHPGQNVELSIDERLQAETSHALSNAVMFNKADSGSAVVIDVNTGEILAMANYPTFNPNNRAGTPEENFRNRAISDIFEPGSTVKPMVVMTALQRHLVKPDAVLDTRPYILSGHLIKDVALYPALSLTGVLQKSSDVGVSRLALAMPASALMQTYTEFGLGQSTQLGLTGESSGLMPHRQRWSDLDRATFSFGYGLMVTPLQLARVYATIGSFGIYRPLSITKVDPPVLGKRVFPEVLVRQVEHMMESVALPGGGGVKAAVRGYRVAVKTGTAKKIGPNGQYIDKYVAYTAGVAPASQPRFALVVVINNPQGGKYYGGAVSAPVFSDIMGQILRTMNVEPDAIPVNMIRHS, encoded by the coding sequence GTGATTTCTAAACCAAAAAATGACTCTAGCAACTTTATTCGTTGGCGCTTTAGCTTGCTATGCGGCGGTATTTTACTTTCATTTTTTGGTTTGCTCGCCAGGGTTGCTTGGTTGCAAATTATTGAACCTGATCCGCTGGTAAAAGAAGAAGACATGCGCTCAGTGCGGGTGGTTACTACACCCAATACCCGCGGCATGATAACCGACAGAAACGGTCATCCTTTGGCGGTCAGTGTGCCGGTTGAGGCTATTTGGGCTGACCCCTCCACAGTGTTGGATAAAGGGGGGGTCAGTGTTTCAGCGCGTTGGCAGGCATTGGCTCAGGAACTCAACATGCCACTTGACCAACTCAACCACCGTATTCATCAAAACCCTGGCGCCCGTTTTATCTATCTTGCCCGGCAAGTGGAGCCAGATGTCGCTGAATATATTCAACGGCTGAAATTGCCCGGTATTGCCATAAAGGAGGAATCACGGCGTTTTTATCCTTCGGGAGATATTGCCGCGAATCTGGTGGGTTTCACCAATATTGATGATCAGGGCATTGAGGGGGTTGAAAAGAGTTTTAACTCACTCCTTAGTGGGACAGCCGGTAGCAGGGTAGTGCGGAAAGATCGCTTTGGCCGAGTAGTTGAGGATATTTCCTCGACCGATAGTCACCCCGGACAAAATGTTGAGCTCAGTATTGATGAGCGGCTACAAGCAGAAACATCCCACGCGCTGAGTAATGCCGTGATGTTCAATAAGGCAGATTCCGGCTCTGCCGTTGTTATTGATGTTAATACGGGTGAAATTTTGGCGATGGCCAACTATCCGACCTTTAACCCCAATAATCGGGCCGGCACCCCGGAAGAGAATTTTCGCAATCGGGCAATTAGCGATATTTTTGAACCCGGTTCGACAGTCAAACCTATGGTGGTTATGACGGCGTTACAACGTCACTTAGTTAAACCTGATGCGGTACTGGATACCCGTCCCTATATATTAAGTGGGCATCTAATCAAAGATGTGGCGCTATATCCTGCGCTGTCGCTGACCGGCGTGTTGCAGAAATCCAGTGATGTAGGGGTGTCGCGGTTGGCACTGGCGATGCCCGCTTCTGCATTGATGCAGACCTACACCGAGTTTGGTCTGGGCCAATCAACTCAGTTAGGGCTGACGGGGGAAAGTAGCGGGCTGATGCCGCATCGGCAGCGCTGGAGTGATTTAGACCGCGCGACTTTTTCGTTCGGCTACGGTTTAATGGTGACGCCGCTGCAACTGGCCAGAGTCTACGCCACTATTGGGAGCTTCGGCATTTATCGGCCATTATCGATTACTAAGGTTGATCCGCCGGTGTTGGGGAAGCGGGTATTCCCTGAAGTGCTGGTGCGACAAGTTGAACATATGATGGAAAGTGTGGCATTGCCCGGTGGTGGCGGGGTGAAAGCCGCGGTACGAGGATATCGGGTGGCGGTTAAAACCGGGACGGCCAAGAAGATTGGGCCAAATGGCCAATATATTGATAAATATGTGGCTTACACCGCCGGTGTAGCTCCCGCCAGCCAACCGCGCTTTGCTTTAGTGGTGGTGATTAACAACCCTCAGGGCGGTAAATACTATGGGGGCGCGGTGTCAGCCCCCGTGTTTAGCGATATTATGGGGCAAATTTTGCGAACCATGAATGTGGAACCGGATGCGATTCCCGTCAATATGATTCGGCATAGCTAG
- the pgeF gene encoding peptidoglycan editing factor PgeF produces MTDFSPQLSRITTICHGFGNKSALLPDNLQPYKTSQANKKQVHGTAIVDVTHPGQECGEADGLFTTQSGILLTVLTADCLPVIFSQQHGKGIAVVHAGWRGLLDGIILRMVERIARDDNPANWVAAIGPAARSCCYEVNEELVERFVSELPLAENVISPRFRHLNLAAIAEHQLRRAGIHQVDRVGSCTICTTAPHDGDDAQHHFKYTSFRRTSQQQAIDPTHPGIKGRNQYSGLIILP; encoded by the coding sequence ATGACTGATTTTTCACCACAACTTAGCCGAATTACCACTATTTGCCATGGTTTTGGCAATAAATCGGCCCTATTACCTGATAACCTCCAGCCCTATAAAACATCACAAGCCAACAAAAAACAGGTTCATGGCACGGCGATTGTCGATGTCACACATCCAGGGCAAGAGTGTGGCGAAGCCGATGGGCTCTTCACTACTCAATCTGGCATTTTATTAACCGTTTTGACGGCCGATTGTTTACCGGTGATTTTCAGTCAACAGCACGGAAAAGGTATTGCAGTGGTTCACGCCGGTTGGCGCGGTTTGTTAGATGGCATTATCTTAAGGATGGTTGAGCGCATTGCCCGCGATGATAATCCCGCGAATTGGGTTGCTGCCATTGGGCCAGCCGCCCGCTCTTGCTGTTATGAGGTCAATGAAGAACTGGTGGAACGGTTTGTTAGCGAATTACCACTGGCCGAAAATGTTATTTCGCCTCGATTTCGCCACCTTAACTTAGCAGCTATTGCTGAGCACCAGCTGCGCAGGGCGGGCATTCATCAAGTTGATAGGGTCGGCAGTTGTACCATCTGTACTACCGCACCACATGACGGAGATGATGCTCAACATCATTTCAAATACACCAGCTTCCGCCGTACCAGCCAACAGCAGGCAATTGACCCCACCCATCCCGGTATCAAAGGCCGTAATCAGTATTCGGGATTAATTATTTTGCCTTAG
- the cspE gene encoding transcription antiterminator/RNA stability regulator CspE, translated as MAKIKGQVKWFNESKGFGFITPADGSKDVFVHFSAIQGNGFKTLAEGQNVEFEIQDGQKGPSAVNVTAI; from the coding sequence ATGGCAAAGATCAAAGGTCAAGTTAAGTGGTTCAACGAGTCTAAAGGTTTCGGTTTCATCACTCCAGCTGACGGCAGCAAAGATGTGTTCGTACACTTCTCTGCAATCCAGGGTAATGGCTTCAAAACCCTGGCTGAAGGCCAGAACGTAGAGTTCGAAATCCAAGACGGTCAAAAAGGTCCGTCTGCAGTAAACGTTACTGCAATCTAA
- a CDS encoding DUF2627 domain-containing protein: MCGIFSKEVLSKDVSVEYRFSADPYLSASSSNDSSLSM, from the coding sequence ATGTGTGGCATTTTCAGTAAAGAAGTTCTGAGTAAAGACGTTAGCGTTGAATACCGCTTCTCTGCCGATCCTTATCTTAGTGCCTCAAGCAGTAACGACTCTAGTTTGTCTATGTAA
- the pagP gene encoding lipid IV(A) palmitoyltransferase PagP has protein sequence MNYKYIVNILFLSSLWLGQANAVLAEDKTPTANTSFDQQSIASVDGDNLWQRLMRNISRAWDSPDQELYIPLNTWHNRWTYDDDKIESYNERPWGIGYGKYRYDENNNWHAVYAMAFMDSHNKVEPIIGYGYQKMWIPGAMDGWRFGVGFTASVTARHEYYYIPIPLPLPLLSIEYNKFALQTTYIPGTYNNGNVLFTWMRWQF, from the coding sequence ATGAATTATAAATATATTGTTAACATACTCTTTCTTAGTAGCCTATGGCTGGGCCAGGCTAACGCGGTTCTGGCAGAAGATAAAACACCCACTGCCAATACCTCTTTCGATCAACAAAGCATAGCATCCGTAGATGGCGACAATCTGTGGCAACGGCTGATGCGCAATATCTCTCGCGCGTGGGATTCACCCGACCAAGAGCTGTATATCCCGCTAAATACATGGCATAACCGCTGGACCTATGATGATGACAAGATAGAGTCATACAATGAACGTCCTTGGGGTATCGGCTATGGTAAGTATCGCTATGATGAGAATAACAACTGGCACGCAGTATATGCGATGGCCTTTATGGACTCACACAATAAAGTAGAGCCAATTATAGGTTATGGCTATCAAAAGATGTGGATTCCAGGGGCAATGGACGGCTGGCGTTTTGGAGTAGGCTTTACCGCCAGCGTTACTGCACGTCATGAATATTATTACATTCCAATTCCATTACCATTGCCGCTGCTCTCTATTGAATATAATAAATTCGCCCTACAAACCACCTATATTCCCGGTACTTATAATAATGGTAATGTATTGTTTACTTGGATGCGTTGGCAGTTTTGA